DNA sequence from the Thermococcus gammatolerans EJ3 genome:
GAAGCCCGGGACCTTCGCGGCCGAGAGAGCCCTGAGCTCGCTCGTGAAAACGATCCCCCACTCCGTGAGGCTCAGGTGCGGAAGGAGAACGGGGGTACTTTTTTCCGGAGGTCTCGACAGCTCGCTCATAGCACTCTTGGCTTCTAAGCACTCTGACGTTGTACTTTACACGGCAGGAGCCGAGGGCAGCCAAGATCTTGAGTGGGCCAGAAAGGTGAGCGACATTCTCGGTCTGGAGCTCAGGGAGTACATCTTTACTGAGGAAGAGGTCGAGGAAGCCCTGAAAAGGATCGTCTTCGCCATTGAGGAACCCAATGCCATGAACCTCGCCATTGGGGTTCCCCTCTACTTCGCGACCCTGCTGGCGGGAAGGGACGGGGTTAAGGTGCTCCTGAGCGGTCAGGGCGCGGACGAGCTCTTCGGGGGCTACGCGAAGTACCTCGAAAGGCCCGAGCTCATGGAGGAGGACATCAAAGCGATGGCCGAGAGGAACCTCGCGAGGGATGACAAGATAGCGATGCTCAACGGTGTCGAGGGTCGTTTTCCCTATCTGGCCCTTCCGGTCGTCACGACGGCACTGGGCATTCCTGTTAAACTCAAGATACGCGACGGTCACAGAAAGTTCATCCTGAGGAAGGCCGCTGAGAAGCTGGGACTGCCAGGGGAGGTTGTGGAGAGGGAAAAGAAGGCCGCACAGTACGGCAGCGGCGCCCAGAGGATCATAAAAAGGATTGGGAAGAGGAGGGGGCTCACCCCGAGGGAGCTTGCGGAGACCCTCTTCAGGGAAGTCTTTCACTCCTCCTGACTTATCCCCTCGGCC
Encoded proteins:
- the asnB gene encoding asparagine synthase (glutamine-hydrolyzing), with protein sequence MCLIAGGIGDVRERLIKMALAGKHRGPDGFGVWTDGGVLKSDDFAKLDEIPEGRIGLLQCRLAMTGSKEFIQPFVNELALVHNGEIYNHLQIRAFLEGRGVSFESDVDSEVILRLIEFLRGRGLSLLRAVREAMRWLEGDYAVAFSDDEKIYLFRDPIGIRPLYFSPNGFFASEKKVLWAIGEEAVPIEPGNLVTISRGSVEVRRLLSVEDLKPGTFAAERALSSLVKTIPHSVRLRCGRRTGVLFSGGLDSSLIALLASKHSDVVLYTAGAEGSQDLEWARKVSDILGLELREYIFTEEEVEEALKRIVFAIEEPNAMNLAIGVPLYFATLLAGRDGVKVLLSGQGADELFGGYAKYLERPELMEEDIKAMAERNLARDDKIAMLNGVEGRFPYLALPVVTTALGIPVKLKIRDGHRKFILRKAAEKLGLPGEVVEREKKAAQYGSGAQRIIKRIGKRRGLTPRELAETLFREVFHSS